The genome window ggtcccaaggcgaaacgtaaattggtacccacgatggagcataaaacctgggaaacgcctactgaacaaACACCaccaactctactaccaaaccctatttccacctccacgtggtgaccgctggaagctgtTTCGTGGCGacaagctgcagacggaaaaggatgaagacaaatctcccgcgcctaaaaatgagacaaactgtaccaactgaccCTCCATGTTGGggagagctgacaaccctatacggaaaacaacttggtaCGAAGGCACAAGAaaaaacccggcaacgaaaaaggaataacgattttcgcattttctcatggaaagtgcactccctgtacacacatggagctgccaagcagctagccgataccctctcccaatatagggctgatgtaacagcattgcaggagatgcgttgcgcagggaccggtttcctgaaaaaAAACCGCTAGCAACCatgcagtaaaccatgtgttcggagtaggtttcttagtcagccaaaaaatgaaacctgctgttatcggctttgaaaacataagcgaacggctgtgcactctgcgcttgcgaggcatgtttagaaatataaacctcattaacgttcacgcccctacagaggagactgcagagtcggagaatgataccttctacgagcctgtcccagatatgatatcagaatcatacttggggattttaacaaccaagtaggaaaggagcccgtattcaggtgatacggtggcttccatagcttacatcaaaatacaaatggtaacggactgcggattttccaattagcagtgtcacacgaaatggttgttggaagtaccgaacgtcgccacctctcaaccctgatgaatatcagaacacataggggagccaatatgaactcgcatcactatctcgttgacatggtgctccgagctcgaataaaaacaccacccagaatcgcctctgataatcaggtgggagttaacactgaagccatccccaACACagacctccgcaacacctataagcgggaaatggatgtcgcagtaaccacagtcaacagggatcctggagatgaagcgtcaacaaatgatcttcacaatcacctgaacagcgttatcattaatacgaccacaaatatacttggccccagccgcaaaaagagtcggaacgactggttggacgatgaatgtaagctagtaacggaacggaaaaatgttacataccgagtaatgttgcattctcaaagaacgctggCACGCGCAGAAGCTTCTcgcgaactccgccgagcggagaagcgacttcacagacggaaaaaggaagcctgggagaaccaactaaatatataatataataaatttcgGTGGCAGTAATATGTGACGCCACATCGACATTCGGCTCtcaaatggtttgcgagagccaGCCTTAAGCTGCCCTGCAATGGTTCCATCCACTCTCtctttccctttgcacaacatgcatcgtagATCTCCCGTGCACCTCCTGCACCTTCTCGATCTATCGTGCTCGTTAGTACATGCTGcggcaaagtgaccgaaatagAGGCATCTGAAATATCTCTTGAGAGATAATTGGTCCCTAAGTTGAcagacgacccaacctattcttaccttcccCGCGGTAATCCTTTTGGATCCCTGATTCAACCGACAAGCTAATAACAGCGATCTctgtacctccatatgccttcttcatccttttgaccACACTTTTTCTATTCTGCTAAGGTTGGACCGTTCCCTTAGCACAGCAtagatatcctctcgtgatgtgacctcgtcttAGTCTTTACActcgattaccatctgtcgcttTCGAGCTTTCATATTTTCTTTCTCCCCTAGCGCCTTTTTCACCTGACCGCGGTAGCTATCCACTGTCTTCTAGCTAGATTTATTTAGTTCTAGCATCAGGTCCCCTTTTTGTGTAAGCCTGATAGGGCTCACACCCAGgtctgtcaattccggatcggctttgactttccgaaggatatcggcataggatatatctcctttcttggaaataatgattttttCTGGACGAATTTTCTTTTGTTCTTTCTGCCGCCCACCTTTGTTCATTTTTCGGGTTTACGAGCTTTTTGCCAAAATTGGGGAAGAACTACCAGGAACTTGCGCCGGCTCAGCTTTGTTTGGCGAAGAAGGTTTTTCTTCATGGCCACTTGTTGGGTACCAAGGAATTCACTTATTCTATCCCTACTCCGCCCCcgttctcacctaccttatgtcaaggaggcgtcacctgcgtctccTGCGTGACTTTGTCGCACGACGCTtgcgcgtttttctcctccactgGCCTAATATAGAACAACTTAATGCCACTTATCAGAGCCCTCATATTttagtggatattccgcctctcagATCTGGTCGACTTATCTCTTTCAAGGACTCTTTCATCTGCTTttcgtcttccagttcctcagagAGTGTTTTGAAGCACTCCCGCTTCGAATTTGTTATAACTCTGTTGTGTCCACGCTGGGAGTTTGCCAAAAATTTAACTAATCTCCGCTCTTATTGGTATTACAACCATGATTTGGAAGTCACATTGTTGATTTACTTAGTTTTTGAATTTCTCCTTTTCGTCTTAAATGATGTAATTCTAAACATAGCGAGTTTGGCTCTTTTACCACAAAAAACTTTGTCAGTCGTCATGCCAGCAGAAGGGAATGCTGTGAGCTTTGGATTGCTAGAGGTCGATTTGACTCACCCACAGACGGATCTGTCATCAGCTTCACGTCACACTCTACCGTCAAAGAGTCGGTCTCCGTAAAGTCGATTTCTCTGAGATTGGCATTCGGCGATGGAGCATTGCCTACatatttttcttcaaagaaaacgtttttctattttctgtTTTCGTTTTTGCCTCCTTTGGTTGGCGGTGTCCATTCAGCACAGTTTTAATTCCACAAACTCATATCTAGCCGGTTCCATCGCGTCATTAGGTCCCTTGTGCAGCCCCCGAGCATTGAGTGTTGATATTTATAAACTTTCTCTCCCTCATCAGACATTGGTTCGCTATCTCAAACCTTGAGCACATGTTGAGTCACTTAGTGTAGTAAgttgtctccatatttaaccacttcGGCTAAaactccatcggctccaggcgactttgattttttggttgacacGACTTCTAACTCCCTGATATTCTAGTTGTTGAGCAATTCTTAGAAAAATCCCCAAGCCTTCTCTCCGATACATAGGAACCCCCTTTAAAATTATTCCAGAACCAAGCTTCTCTCTTTCCAACGCAGTTTTTCTCTCATGAGTAGAGTACTCAATCGTTCATAGTCTCCCATTGGAACAATGATGGTAGATCAATCGATAATGATTTGTTTTTGACTGATGTTTGCATCGCGAACACACATAAATTAGCATGGATTAGcacatttttaaaaagaaaatgatatCACTATTGATCCATGTCTGGTCTAGGGGAGAAAAACGTAGTTCCACCCGTTCAAGGCACAATAGGTCATTAAGCCACCCTCTGGTCCACCTATACAGACTGTTTCATTCCGTcgacttttaatattttaaggATGCCTCTTGCTAGCAGAGTACACTTTTGTTCCAGAGTCGTCCCTAGGCATCTCCGTGTAAGAACTAAAGATTTCCCACATTAGCAAATAGAAGCCAGGACGGCTTACTCCGGGTCTACCACCGTGATTTTCGAAAGGTGCTAGTTTAAAGAGGTCTGGCGGCTTCAGAGCAGTTTGAAAAGTTTCAGTCCTCGACAGGAGTTCAAATTACTCCATTCGGCTGCATCTATACTTGCGAACTCGGCTTTCGGAAAAGTGGTGACAGCGGATAGAATGACGCCAAATACCACACCTAGTCTCAACTAGTTAACATCTTCGAAACACTCTATTACTGGCCATGATATGCGTCTGGAGCAACTACCCCAAgatagccgacgagtgggtcgtcccatAAACACATGCCGCAGAAGGGTGTAAGGAACTTCTTAGGTCATGGAGGGGGCTGGAACATATTAGTACTAGAGTGCCATACCATCCATACCAGATTCTCCAAAAGAGGCAATTGCAAGAGATTGCAAAATGAGCCTTAAAATTCCTAGATGTTTGGAGACATGACCTCCCCTAATATATTAACGTAAGTTAGTCCAAGCTGTTAATACTGCacgttttaaaaaaaactaaatatagAAGGGAAAGTCACTTCTTCAAACCCTTTTAGAACTCCACaaaaaaattaaccaaaaaCTAGAAatactttttataaaaaaatatttatttttcatcacAAAAACATATATCAAGGCGTGTAGCTAATTTGATTGATGTCCTTTTCTCTTAGACTCTTGTCAATCCATTCCTTAAATTCCGAAACCTTAACATAAACACCAGGAACATCACTTTGTCCACATCCAATTCCCCACGCAACAATACCAGCCTGATAGTACCGGTTAGAATTGGGAGATATCGGGCAAACCAATGGCGATCCTCCGTCACCCTTACAAGTATCCTTGTCCTTCTCACCACCAGCACAAATAAAGCTATTATGAAGTTCGAAATACTGACTCAATCGGGTTGTCCTAAGCTTATCCTGGCAAACATCCTGTGGTATAATAGGTAAATCGATTTTCTTCAATATGACCTGGTATTTGCCTTCAACTCCAAATTTATCTTTTCCCCATCCAGTAGCGAAGCATCGTCTATGATCGAAATTTTCTGATATTTCGGGTAAACACACAGTTTTCACATTTTCGGCTATTGTAACTGGCGAATCCAAAAAAAGTAAGGCTACATCATTAGCTAAGGCTTGACTCTTGAAACCAGGGTGGATGTTGACTTCAACGACATCCCGATCTTGGAATGGAAGCGGCTCCGATGTGGTTTGTGTGTCCCATTCCCCAAGACGTACTTTAAGGACATTGTTAGGCTTCTCGGCGACACAGTGAGCAGCTGTCAAAACTACTCGAGGGTGAATCAACGACCCTCCGCAAAGGTAAACATTTATTTCCTGTCCCTGACGTAACTGTTTGTGCAAAATAGCAGTCATCCAAGGGAATTCACCGAATTGTGCTTCATTGTCCTTCCCACCACTTATACGAAATCCAATACCCTCTGTACTGCGAAAGCCACACCCTTGCGATGTCAACTTTGGAGGTTCAAAAAGAGGCTCTGTTACCTGTAACAAGATGAAAACATAATGTTATGTGAGTTCCATGAACAGCAAGGTTCCATTTTAAGGAAAAAGAGGAGAAGTTAGCATTTAACCAATTTACCTTATTGGCACTGACACAGCAAACGTCCAAAGATCCAGGGCATGGACCACTGTCAGAAAGTGTAATATCCACTAAATTCTCCGTGGGAACTTGATTGTTGCACAAATGATAAGGAACACATTCTGTATTAGGACCTCCACAGCCAGCGGAACCATCAAGCAAATCATCTAGGGATGCTCTTTGCGAAGCAACTGGCACTACAACAGGCTGACGAAAGGAATTCGATGTTGTAACTTCACGAATATGACTTTGAGGCAAAGCTGTTACTGCAAGAATTGGCACCACCAGAAAAATCAACTTCATCTTTATTTATCTGGAAGACACGAAAATATCTTCATCTTAAAAAACTGTTTAATTTTGACAAAACCTACTATTTTGCATATAAGTCTAGAGGGGACAAAAGGAGATAacattttttgatatttatgAAGCTTAACTACTAGTTACTTGCTTCTTGCTTTCATAGACCAAACCTTTGTATCCTTTCTACCTTGATTTTTTACCTGCTTCATTCTTACATTCCATCCAATGTGGTTCAAATCTGAAATACGTAAAAAACTTCGTCCCAACCTCGAAGGAAGCAAAACGGTAGCCTTCTGAAAACTATGATGATTTCCCTCGTGTGTTCAAGCCTTTCTAATCTCACCTCAGCAACTCACACAATCCAGCGTCCTCTACAACTTCAACCAACTCAACTATCATATGATTCCTCAATGTATACGTAGCGAATATCTTCCGCAATTCCACTCCTAGCTCATTCCTTAATTGAGTAATGTTGGACATAGTCCTGATGGTCAACCTAACCTCtttctaaataatttttaacaataacTTCGAAAGGGATCGTTTCTCTGGCCTGAAATTTGGTAGACCACTGACTTTGGTCACCTGTACAACCTCCACAATATCTGTATAAGGTAGATCCACACCCAATAAATTTCATCAACTTTGTCGCTAAATGGCTTAATTCTCGGCTTGAGTCGCGAGCTACACATGCCTCCGTCTAAATTCAGCTTCCTCAACATTCCCTCGTTTCACTAATTTATGCAGCTCGCCTCTTACCTTTCTAATAAGCCTACAACGTTTCTTTGAATGGATAGATCTTTCTTCTACGACCAAATGATGTATATTCTAAACTCATAGGCAAGGAaacttgaaattttatggaaacgGAAAATTATTGCACATCTTCTACCGGGATGGGAGTTGCGCGACGAAAATTTCATGCATAAGGGCTGGTGTTAATCCCGTGTGTGATGCAGTGTATTGGTTGCGTTCGTGGGGCAACATTTGTCATAACAATAGACATTGCCCAGCGGTTTATGGCTTCCCAACTTCCAAGCGGCACCAAAGGCAGAGTttccttaaaaattcatttcggattaatggtaatgaATTTTGATGGAATCAGTGAGCGAATGATGCATCAAAATTTCTCTATGGGAAGCCTCGTGGAAGCCAACACGCGCAGCATTCTCGGTGTTGATCTATATGTTTGTTCCcctaggaagtgaggaggaaataagaAGATAGATCCAATATCAATCTTTCATTCGTTGCTTGATGGGATAAGATgaggaaacacacacaagaaagccacctaaatggccacttacctacctcgtccctaGCCGAAAAAtgcacaatgagattccgtaCTCCTTTGCCGCTGGAGTTGCTTCTCCTGTATATTGTCTTGTTACTCATAGGGAACTAAATTCAACGAATCAAACAGTTTATTTCCTGTGGAAAAACTCCACTGTGTTAAGAAAACGTGTCCATTCTGACGAAATAGGCATGTGTGCTATTTGGAGCCGATGTGACTAATTCGTCCTGGGAGTATCACCAGTACAAAGGTGATGTTAGCTGGCTGAATCATCGAAACGCTCTCAATGATTAATTCAGAAATCGGTTATCGGAATTCGATCTCTGCGAACGGATCCAGTTTGGATACGGTCATCAAGCAATTTatttggtctaaccacacttcGTAGATAAGCTCCTTTGCCTTTAGTCTATTGACGTTTGACCCATGCATCAAAGCTGATATGGATTACTCTCGTACAAGCGAAACAAAAAAATAGATTGCTTCTAGATAGAGGAGCTGCTCCTTAGTCACAAAATTCTCTGGTAGTGGCAATGATGACCGTGCAAACAGTGCTACTGACAGAGGCACTTAGTGATATGAGTGCCAGACGCATAATCAGCCCTTGAGTGGAATCAAGGCAAAATATACCTCGACGTCAAGAGTTCAAGTTTAATTAACTTCACCTTGCGATGGGTCTTTACACAACTGGCTGACCTATAAGGACATATTTAACTTAATCACCATTACTAACATGTGTTCTGAGCGGACAAGCTGACAAGCTCCCGTCGGCGGACTTTAATAATCAATCGTGAGCTCAGCCCTTCAAGCGTGGGGATGCCGGAGATTATTATGCTGGTATCCCACATCCTGATAAGATACAAATTCCTCGGTCATCTGCGAAAGAGCTATATAACATCTGAACAACGCTTCGGACGATACAAATTAGCTAGAGTGAACTCGTGGTTGTACACCCTCTACCAAAGTTCGCGTCACATCAGTCATTCCCAACGGTTCCGGCTAATGTTTTGTGACTGGAACGGTCGAGGTACTCTGAGGCTTGGCCTTTGAATAAACGATCTCGGGCCGGAACATTATTTCTAATCACCGTCGAAATTATGGGAAAAAACACTATGCGATGTTTTACAGCACCCAGTCCATAGGGTAATACCAGACTCCAGCCACACGGTCTTGCCCTCTCCAACAGCAGAATACTTTGCCGGGCCAACCTCGTTCACAGACATCGCCAGAGTAAGTAGAATAATTGTTCTCATATCTGGCCTTTGATACATCTGACAGTGGCACAGGCCCACACTTTTAGTAGCTCTGGCGAAAGACAGTTGCTAGGAAAAACACCTAAGTTAGTCCAGCTAACCCAGGAGATGTGCAGGGAGATTCTGTGAACCTGTGCCTAAATTTAGATCACATGGATATGTGGATATGGATGTAAGAAGCGAATTACCTTACCATTCGAAGGCAGAAGAAGGGAGAAATCAATGTCCTTTTAGGCGAGATGATGAAATTATTCGCTCTTCACCTAGATCCATACAGATGGATGGAAGGCCAGGTATTAATAATAGAAACGAATGTACAGAGTACAGTAAGGAAGAAGTTGTAAATGTAATGATGAAAAAATGGAATACTGCCTAAAGGCTATGGGTAATATCCTGAATACGCTCCACTAGTTCGTCAGAACAAAGCACAATGTCCATCGTTAAAGTAAAGTGGTGGTACGAAACCTTCAAGTTTACGGAGAAAAGGTCATGTGCGAGTTGATCTCCACATCCAAATGCAGGCCTAATGCAAACTCTAAAGACGACCTCACACGACAGCTACCTTTTGTTACCAAACGCATGGAATGAGCCACTCAAGCAAGCCCAAGTTGAaagtggaaaatggaaaatgggaAAACGCAAAAGGAGAAACTTGTCTTGACCTCCAAAAGAGCAGGACTCTCAACTACCAAAATATGGTAAGTAAATACTTACCAATACCTTACCAAGTAAACTACCAAAATAtggtaagtaaataaataaagggTGTTATGATGGGGCACTGACTGCAACTGCGCATTCACAcacagcagtttctgagaaaattgctgCGATGGACATGACTCCCTTGAAGGGAGTAGGTGTGAGGAAAAGCTTGGATGGTAACATAGTCAAGGCATAACCATAACCTGGTAGATTTCCAGCTAAATAAGGGgatacgagaaaaggaaaaggaacacCCAGGAAACCAACAAGTTCCCAAAAAAAGGAGGACCTGGACAGAAAATATACTGTCAGCAGCGGTAAGTGTAATAAGTTGGAAAAAATGCCAACTGatgtccaattggatcagagccttgaagtgtgttagagaacttcattcaagaccgtaacggtacaccacagtcgactgtaggaggcaatgtagtcagcattgcgctcgcccgagattattaccctgatttgactcaggtattcattcacagctgggtcgactggtatccgacgtcaaatcacgatgcaaattccattaGCAGCAgtgcgatttgaaccgcgaccttccgtacgacgtaCCTTTCCAATCATaggaagttcactgacgaatgcaagagtGCGTTGTCTCTTGGGAGTGCTTGTCCCGTTGGTTGCTGCACATGTAAAAATGGAGGCTCCAGTTAGGTTGTGGAACTGACTTTTGTTAATCCTTCACTAGCTTGCGATATATCTTGGAACTTCAGGGAACATTAGACCCACACCAATCACTAGGCAATCAATTTTAATCTAAAGAACAAGCCACGCAAGAGGGATTGCTTTAAAAAAGTCTGTGGAACGGTGATTTTAAGCCCATGGGGAAGCACCTACCGGGTTGTAATGGGGGGATTGCAGCTACACAAATTACGTATTCGATCTCCTACTGCTCTGAGTTTGTTTCTTTAAGAGAGCAGGCGTGGTAACAACCTGCTAAAACCATTAGACTTGAGCTACTCTTAAAGAGACCCCGGTTGTCGATATCCGTCGAAAACAGTACCTCAGCGATTAACAACTAGGTCACCGTAGTAccaaatatatttgtatttCTCCTCTTTACTCCTTgctggagtatagggcatccacataaTCTCAGGTTTAATGGAGGCTGTGGTCCAGTTTCATTATAATCATACTTAATGCTGCACACCGGCACAACACGAATAAAAGAACAGAATTCTGATCCGGAGGAACTATTCACCATCTAGCTTGGACAATAAATAGTTGAGCTATCCAGAGTTATCAAGAATAAGCACAAGTGCACCAAGCCACCAGCACCAGCAAGTGCAAGTAAAGCCGAAACCTgctgccccaacagtgtcacaggcgatccAAGGGATACCTAATCAGATTGCCATCGAATTACGGCCAAATGAAAGAATACAGGAAAAAGATGGGATCAAGAAGGATCTATAAGAAATGAACACTTAAGtagaaaaaaaccaaacaaatagTCctgaaaaacgggacaaaaagtTCACAAGGGGAAAGCATTTGGCGTCAACTAGCGCTCCGAAATCCAAAGGAAACAAAAGCAATGGATAGACCAAAGTTTCctataaaaaacaagaaggaaAACCAAACTGGGCATTCGCACAGACACGATTGTGACCTCCAATACGACGAGATATttaaaaatcttaaaactaatCCCGACCCAAAAGACATGAGCGGAAATGTTAACACGtttcgaaggacccagaaaggggatcc of Hermetia illucens chromosome 4, iHerIll2.2.curated.20191125, whole genome shotgun sequence contains these proteins:
- the LOC119655224 gene encoding phenoloxidase-activating factor 2-like, with product MKLIFLVVPILAVTALPQSHIREVTTSNSFRQPVVVPVASQRASLDDLLDGSAGCGGPNTECVPYHLCNNQVPTENLVDITLSDSGPCPGSLDVCCVSANKVTEPLFEPPKLTSQGCGFRSTEGIGFRISGGKDNEAQFGEFPWMTAILHKQLRQGQEINVYLCGGSLIHPRVVLTAAHCVAEKPNNVLKVRLGEWDTQTTSEPLPFQDRDVVEVNIHPGFKSQALANDVALLFLDSPVTIAENVKTVCLPEISENFDHRRCFATGWGKDKFGVEGKYQVILKKIDLPIIPQDVCQDKLRTTRLSQYFELHNSFICAGGEKDKDTCKGDGGSPLVCPISPNSNRYYQAGIVAWGIGCGQSDVPGVYVKVSEFKEWIDKSLREKDINQISYTP